One Natronolimnobius sp. AArcel1 genomic region harbors:
- a CDS encoding 3-dehydroquinate synthase II, producing MTRSVWIKADDSVGDWDERRERITTALEAGVDWVLVDEADVERVRNLGDINVAAFRTNGDVTLVDDAEEDDEIEHIEVGSDAEPDAIVVGKEGEGDATIDMPEDFSGSADLSTLRRDVDVERGAYVRILDKEYEAFAETAAEEADHTIIIGEDWTIIPLENLIARIGDETDLVAGVTSADEAKTAFETLEIGSDSVLLDSSDPDEIRKTVEVRDEAERETLDLEYAEVLEIERAGSADRVCIDTGSLLEHDEGMLVGSMARGLVFVHAETAESPYVASRPFRVNASAVHAYVRTPDGGTKYLSELQSGDEVQIINTDGNTREAIVGRVKIEQRPMFRVALEAQSGDRIETLLQNAETIKVSTSEGRKAVTDLEAGDEMLLYYEDTARHFGEAVEESIIEK from the coding sequence ATGACACGATCAGTCTGGATTAAAGCCGACGACAGCGTCGGTGACTGGGACGAACGCCGCGAGCGGATCACGACCGCACTCGAGGCGGGCGTCGACTGGGTACTCGTCGATGAAGCAGACGTCGAACGCGTGCGTAACCTCGGCGATATCAACGTCGCTGCGTTTCGGACCAACGGCGATGTGACGCTCGTTGATGACGCTGAAGAAGACGATGAAATCGAACACATCGAGGTTGGCAGCGACGCCGAACCCGACGCCATCGTCGTCGGTAAAGAGGGCGAAGGTGATGCGACAATTGACATGCCAGAAGATTTCTCTGGCTCTGCGGATCTGTCGACGCTGCGCCGTGACGTCGATGTTGAACGCGGCGCGTACGTCCGCATCCTCGACAAAGAGTACGAAGCGTTCGCCGAAACGGCCGCCGAAGAAGCCGATCACACGATCATCATCGGCGAGGACTGGACGATTATCCCCCTCGAGAACCTGATCGCCCGCATCGGTGACGAGACCGACCTTGTCGCTGGCGTCACGAGCGCCGACGAAGCGAAGACGGCCTTTGAAACCCTCGAGATCGGCTCCGATTCCGTCCTGCTCGACTCGAGCGACCCCGACGAGATCCGCAAGACCGTCGAGGTTCGCGACGAAGCCGAACGCGAGACGCTCGATCTGGAGTACGCCGAAGTCCTCGAGATCGAACGCGCTGGCAGCGCTGACCGAGTCTGTATCGACACCGGCAGCCTGCTCGAGCACGACGAGGGAATGCTCGTCGGGTCGATGGCTCGTGGACTCGTCTTCGTCCACGCCGAAACGGCCGAATCGCCGTACGTCGCCTCGCGCCCGTTCCGAGTCAACGCGAGTGCGGTCCACGCCTACGTTCGAACGCCCGATGGCGGGACGAAGTATCTCTCAGAACTCCAGAGCGGCGACGAGGTCCAGATCATCAACACCGACGGCAACACCCGCGAAGCCATCGTCGGCCGCGTCAAAATCGAACAGCGACCGATGTTCCGCGTCGCTCTCGAGGCCCAATCTGGCGACCGAATCGAAACCCTGCTGCAGAACGCCGAGACGATCAAAGTCTCGACCAGCGAGGGGCGAAAGGCAGTGACGGATCTCGAGGCTGGCGACGAGATGTTGCTGTACTACGAGGATACGGCACGCCACTTCGGCGAGGCCGTCGAAGAGAGTATTATCGAGAAATAG
- a CDS encoding type I 3-dehydroquinate dehydratase, which translates to MGLQFDSFVLTAATADLADEPAARDHADAVEFRMDLADADPLEALREYDGDLPILATNRAAWEGGEWDGDDDERLADLAEAARLEDVEAVDIELESCRSGAADVVLETATDHNISVIASAHDFEGAPAESEMVETLTDACEYADVGKLAVTAHEQGDALAVLSATHQLTTADETVATMAMGEAGSHTRAVAPLYGSRIGYAPVDPADATAPGQYDLETLSMLIETLE; encoded by the coding sequence ATGGGCTTGCAATTCGATTCGTTCGTCCTGACTGCCGCAACTGCTGACCTCGCCGACGAGCCGGCCGCTCGAGACCACGCCGATGCCGTCGAGTTCCGGATGGATCTCGCCGACGCAGACCCGCTCGAGGCGCTGCGTGAGTACGACGGTGACCTGCCGATTCTCGCGACGAACCGTGCCGCCTGGGAGGGCGGTGAATGGGATGGCGACGACGACGAGCGACTTGCAGACCTCGCCGAGGCCGCCCGACTCGAGGATGTCGAAGCAGTCGATATCGAACTCGAGTCGTGTCGCTCGGGAGCAGCCGATGTGGTGCTCGAGACGGCAACGGACCACAACATTTCAGTCATCGCGTCGGCCCACGATTTCGAGGGGGCGCCCGCGGAGTCGGAGATGGTCGAGACGCTGACGGACGCCTGTGAGTACGCTGATGTCGGAAAACTCGCTGTGACAGCACACGAGCAGGGCGATGCACTCGCTGTTCTTTCGGCGACCCACCAACTGACGACGGCGGACGAGACGGTCGCGACGATGGCGATGGGCGAAGCCGGCAGCCACACGCGGGCCGTTGCCCCACTGTATGGCTCGCGGATCGGCTACGCGCCGGTCGATCCCGCCGATGCGACCGCGCCCGGCCAGTACGACCTCGAGACGCTGTCGATGCTGATTGAGACGCTCGAGTAG
- a CDS encoding DUF84 family protein encodes MHVAVGSTNPVKLEAVEQTLERFDPTVTTVAVDSGIPEQPWSVTETITGAENRARHALTATPADYGVGLEGGVARFDETPGLYLIMWAAVTDGERLERGGGPSIRLPDHIADRLEDGEELGPVMDDACNTNAIAETIGAAGVLSADLIDRASALGDALACAFGPFQVDHYAQPLE; translated from the coding sequence ATGCACGTTGCCGTCGGCAGCACCAACCCAGTTAAGCTCGAGGCCGTCGAGCAAACCCTCGAGCGATTCGACCCCACTGTCACCACGGTTGCAGTCGACTCCGGCATTCCGGAACAGCCCTGGTCAGTCACAGAGACGATCACGGGAGCCGAAAACCGCGCTCGCCACGCACTCACAGCGACCCCAGCCGACTACGGCGTCGGCCTCGAGGGTGGCGTTGCGCGCTTTGACGAGACGCCGGGGCTGTACCTGATCATGTGGGCCGCCGTTACCGATGGCGAGCGACTCGAGCGCGGCGGCGGGCCATCGATCCGACTCCCTGACCACATCGCCGACCGACTCGAGGATGGCGAGGAACTCGGGCCGGTGATGGACGACGCCTGTAACACGAACGCCATCGCAGAGACGATCGGCGCGGCGGGTGTCCTCTCTGCTGACTTGATCGACCGGGCCAGCGCGCTCGGTGATGCGCTTGCGTGTGCGTTCGGGCCTTTTCAGGTCGACCACTATGCCCAACCACTCGAGTAG
- a CDS encoding transcription initiation factor IIB family protein, whose product MTNAQSNTRVRRTERESTDEETETESNDLACPECAGNLVVDDEHGETVCEDCGLVVEEDSVDRGPEWRAFDAAEKNEKSRVGAPTTNTMHDKGLSTNIDWRNKDAYGNSLGSRQREKMQRLRKWNERFRTRDSKERNLKQALGEIDRMASALGLPNNVRETASVIYRRALDEDLLPGRSIEGVSTSCVYAAARQAGVPRSLDEIADVSRVEKNEIARTYRYVVRELGLEVQPADPESYVPRFASGLDLSDEAEHRARSLLQNAKEKGVHSGKSPVGLAAAAVYAAALLTNEKTTQAAVSDVADISEVTIRNRYHELLEAEETLGVA is encoded by the coding sequence ATGACAAACGCACAATCGAACACAAGAGTCCGGCGTACCGAACGAGAATCGACTGACGAAGAGACTGAGACTGAATCGAACGATCTTGCCTGCCCAGAATGTGCGGGCAACCTCGTCGTTGACGACGAGCACGGCGAAACCGTTTGTGAAGACTGCGGACTCGTCGTCGAAGAAGATTCCGTCGACCGCGGTCCCGAATGGCGTGCATTCGACGCCGCAGAGAAGAACGAAAAGTCCCGCGTCGGTGCACCGACGACGAACACGATGCACGACAAGGGCCTGTCAACGAACATCGACTGGCGGAACAAAGACGCCTACGGCAACTCGCTTGGCTCGCGCCAGCGCGAGAAGATGCAGCGCCTGCGCAAGTGGAACGAGCGATTCCGCACCCGTGACAGCAAAGAGCGCAACCTGAAACAGGCACTCGGCGAAATCGACCGGATGGCGAGCGCGCTTGGACTGCCGAACAACGTCCGCGAAACCGCGTCCGTCATCTACCGGCGCGCCCTCGACGAGGACCTCCTGCCAGGGCGATCGATCGAAGGCGTCTCGACATCGTGTGTCTACGCCGCCGCCCGTCAGGCTGGCGTTCCCCGAAGTCTCGACGAAATCGCCGACGTCTCCCGTGTCGAGAAAAACGAAATCGCTCGCACTTACCGCTATGTCGTCCGCGAACTCGGCCTCGAGGTCCAGCCGGCTGACCCAGAGAGCTACGTCCCACGTTTTGCGTCGGGACTTGACCTCTCGGATGAAGCAGAACACCGCGCACGCAGTCTGCTCCAGAACGCCAAAGAAAAGGGCGTCCACTCGGGCAAGTCGCCGGTCGGCCTCGCCGCTGCAGCCGTCTACGCCGCAGCCCTACTGACCAACGAAAAGACCACGCAGGCCGCCGTCTCCGACGTTGCGGACATCTCCGAAGTCACTATCCGCAACCGCTATCACGAACTCCTCGAGGCCGAGGAAACGCTCGGTGTCGCCTGA
- a CDS encoding 2-amino-3,7-dideoxy-D-threo-hept-6-ulosonate synthase, with translation MTTGTDARLDRIGTDGKYVIVPMDHGITIGAVQGLKDIESTIDGITRGGADAVLTQKGIAPRVHENKNGKGYIVHLNGSTSIGPDENDKRSTGTVEDAIRVGADAVSFHINVGSDHEPDQLSQLAEVTSTADRFGIPVLAMAYARGPDIDSADPEALGHAVRLAEELGADIVKTGYSGDADSFQHVVESTRLPVVIAGGARGTDRETIEMVRGAMDAGGSGISMGRSIFQHEDPVAISTAVSGVVHDDLSVDEALREAGLALEA, from the coding sequence ATGACGACAGGAACTGACGCACGACTTGACCGCATCGGGACAGACGGAAAATACGTCATCGTCCCCATGGACCACGGTATCACAATCGGTGCCGTACAGGGACTCAAAGACATCGAATCGACGATTGACGGAATCACGCGCGGCGGCGCAGACGCCGTCCTCACGCAGAAAGGAATCGCGCCGCGCGTTCACGAGAACAAAAACGGCAAGGGCTACATCGTTCACCTGAACGGCTCGACGTCTATCGGCCCAGACGAGAACGACAAGCGATCGACTGGTACCGTCGAAGACGCCATTCGAGTCGGCGCAGACGCCGTTTCCTTCCACATCAACGTCGGCTCGGACCACGAGCCAGACCAGCTCTCCCAGCTCGCAGAGGTCACCTCGACGGCCGACCGCTTCGGTATTCCCGTTCTCGCGATGGCCTACGCCCGCGGCCCTGATATCGACTCTGCAGACCCAGAGGCACTCGGCCACGCCGTTCGACTCGCCGAAGAACTCGGTGCCGATATCGTCAAGACCGGATACAGCGGCGACGCAGACAGTTTCCAGCACGTCGTCGAATCGACGCGACTGCCGGTCGTCATCGCCGGCGGCGCACGCGGCACCGACCGCGAGACGATTGAGATGGTTCGTGGTGCAATGGACGCCGGCGGTTCGGGTATCTCGATGGGACGCTCTATCTTCCAGCACGAAGACCCCGTAGCGATTTCGACTGCCGTCTCCGGTGTCGTCCACGATGATCTCTCCGTCGATGAGGCGCTTCGCGAAGCCGGACTCGCACTCGAGGCCTAA
- a CDS encoding ArsR family transcriptional regulator produces the protein MTSPDGVDDNKRSTLRRFAALGAAAPIAGFSEPAAADTGESDARDAIAGYLSTTPGAHFSKIRDDLQLGTGETQHHLRRLEELEVIEQFSDGDYKRFVPADRFDEFEKRTLGYLRRDTPRGMIIELLLDPSATAGDLADSLEVSPPTVSKYAGKLEEAGLLSRDDGYAVERPATVMMLVVRHADSFGERAGELAQNADQFLEYEG, from the coding sequence ATGACATCGCCCGATGGGGTCGACGACAATAAGCGATCGACCCTGCGCCGGTTTGCTGCCCTCGGTGCCGCCGCACCGATTGCTGGTTTCTCGGAACCGGCAGCGGCGGATACAGGTGAAAGCGACGCACGCGATGCGATTGCTGGCTATCTTTCGACGACTCCTGGTGCCCACTTCTCGAAGATTCGTGACGACCTCCAACTCGGCACTGGCGAAACCCAACACCACCTGCGTCGCCTCGAGGAGCTCGAGGTAATCGAGCAGTTCAGCGACGGCGATTACAAACGCTTCGTCCCCGCGGATCGTTTCGACGAGTTCGAGAAACGGACTCTTGGCTACCTGCGCCGAGATACCCCTCGCGGGATGATCATCGAATTGCTCTTGGACCCATCGGCAACTGCCGGCGATCTTGCCGATTCACTCGAGGTGTCACCGCCGACGGTCAGCAAGTACGCCGGTAAACTTGAGGAGGCAGGCCTGCTCTCTCGAGACGACGGCTACGCGGTCGAGCGTCCGGCAACGGTGATGATGCTTGTCGTTCGCCACGCCGATTCCTTTGGCGAGCGAGCGGGCGAGCTCGCCCAAAACGCTGATCAGTTCCTCGAGTACGAGGGCTAA
- a CDS encoding sugar phosphate nucleotidyltransferase: MKAVVLAGGYATRLWPITKHRPKMFLPIGESTVIDRIFTELEADERIDEVFVSTNERFAAEFEAHLADSEFEKPTLSIEDTSGEDEKFGVVGALAQLIDRENVDDDLLIIAGDNLISFDITEFLDYFQDKDAPTLAAYDVGSREKAKSYGLVDLEGDRVVDFQEKPDDPNSTLVSIACYAFPQESLDLLPTYLEEGNNPDEPGWFVQWLQNREATYAYTFEGAWYDIGTPESYLDAVAWHLDGQSLVADSATLENATIGDNVHIMGDVTLEETTVDHAVIFPDATVRNGEIRRSIIDENTHLEDLALAGALIGAHTTITNGSSE; this comes from the coding sequence ATGAAAGCCGTCGTCCTTGCTGGCGGATACGCGACCCGGCTGTGGCCGATCACCAAGCATCGGCCCAAGATGTTCCTGCCGATCGGCGAATCGACCGTCATCGATCGCATCTTCACCGAACTCGAGGCAGACGAGCGAATCGACGAGGTGTTCGTGAGCACAAACGAGCGCTTCGCCGCCGAGTTCGAGGCCCATCTGGCAGACAGTGAGTTCGAAAAGCCAACGCTGTCGATCGAAGACACGTCCGGTGAAGACGAGAAATTCGGCGTCGTCGGCGCGCTCGCACAGCTGATCGACCGCGAAAACGTCGACGACGACCTGCTCATCATCGCCGGCGATAACCTAATCAGCTTCGACATCACGGAGTTTCTTGATTACTTCCAAGACAAAGACGCACCAACGCTCGCTGCCTACGATGTCGGTTCCCGCGAAAAGGCGAAATCCTACGGCCTCGTCGACCTCGAGGGCGACCGCGTCGTCGACTTCCAGGAAAAGCCCGACGACCCCAACTCAACGCTCGTCTCGATTGCCTGTTATGCGTTCCCACAGGAATCGCTCGACTTACTTCCAACCTATCTCGAGGAGGGGAACAACCCCGACGAACCTGGCTGGTTCGTTCAGTGGCTGCAAAACCGCGAAGCGACCTACGCCTACACGTTCGAGGGTGCGTGGTACGACATCGGCACGCCCGAAAGCTACCTCGATGCCGTCGCCTGGCATCTCGATGGCCAGTCACTCGTCGCCGACTCCGCGACACTCGAGAACGCCACCATCGGTGATAACGTCCACATCATGGGCGATGTGACACTCGAGGAGACGACCGTCGATCACGCGGTTATCTTCCCGGATGCAACGGTCCGAAACGGCGAGATTCGTCGCTCGATCATCGACGAGAACACCCATCTCGAGGATCTCGCGCTCGCGGGCGCGCTCATCGGCGCGCATACGACGATAACGAACGGCTCGTCGGAGTGA
- a CDS encoding SPFH domain-containing protein: MVVDIIPLQAAEGALLFIGALVLVVVLAALLSAIEIVDAYEKRALTVFGEYRKLLQPGINFVPPFVSNTYRFDMRTQTLDVPRQEAITRDNSPVTADAVVYIKVMDAKKAFLEVDNYKKAVSNLAQTTLRAVLGDMELDDTLNKRQEINARIRQELDEPTDEWGIRVESVEVREVNPSKDVQRAMEQQTSAERKRRAMILEAQGERRSAVEKAEGEKQSEIIRAQGEKQSQILEAQGDSISTVLRAKSAESMGERAIIDQGMETLAEIGQSDSTTFVMPQELTSMVGRYGKHLSGSDVKEDSDSLESRDFDEETRELIGLDDIAEIIGEIDEEAEMDLEAMEQEAQAIKEGKDAGTISDPDEVIEEMDQDFQGQTDGGVDAEPNSSN; encoded by the coding sequence ATGGTCGTAGACATAATTCCACTCCAAGCCGCCGAAGGAGCATTGCTTTTTATCGGTGCACTCGTCCTCGTGGTCGTTCTCGCCGCACTCCTCAGTGCGATTGAGATCGTCGACGCATACGAGAAACGTGCCCTGACGGTGTTCGGAGAGTACCGCAAACTCCTCCAGCCGGGTATCAACTTCGTCCCACCGTTCGTCTCGAACACCTATCGGTTCGATATGCGAACGCAGACACTCGACGTGCCCCGACAGGAAGCAATCACGCGCGACAACTCGCCCGTCACCGCCGACGCCGTTGTCTACATCAAGGTGATGGACGCGAAGAAGGCCTTCCTCGAGGTTGATAACTACAAAAAGGCTGTCTCCAATCTTGCCCAGACCACGCTGCGTGCCGTTCTGGGTGACATGGAACTCGACGACACGCTCAACAAGCGCCAGGAAATCAACGCGCGCATCCGCCAGGAACTCGACGAACCCACCGACGAGTGGGGGATCCGCGTCGAGTCCGTCGAGGTTCGTGAAGTCAACCCATCGAAAGATGTCCAGCGCGCCATGGAGCAACAGACCTCCGCAGAGCGTAAACGCCGTGCCATGATTCTCGAGGCACAGGGTGAACGCCGCAGTGCCGTCGAGAAGGCAGAAGGTGAGAAACAGAGTGAGATCATCCGTGCACAGGGTGAAAAGCAGAGCCAGATCCTTGAGGCACAGGGTGACTCGATTTCGACCGTCCTGCGCGCCAAGTCGGCTGAGTCGATGGGCGAACGCGCAATCATCGACCAAGGAATGGAAACGCTCGCCGAAATCGGCCAGAGCGATTCGACGACGTTCGTCATGCCCCAGGAACTCACCTCAATGGTTGGGCGCTACGGCAAGCACCTCTCAGGCAGTGACGTCAAAGAAGACAGTGACTCCCTCGAGAGCCGCGACTTCGACGAGGAGACCCGCGAACTGATCGGTCTCGACGACATCGCCGAGATCATCGGCGAAATCGACGAGGAAGCCGAGATGGATCTCGAGGCAATGGAACAGGAAGCCCAAGCGATCAAAGAGGGCAAAGACGCCGGCACCATCTCCGACCCCGACGAAGTCATCGAGGAGATGGATCAGGACTTTCAGGGTCAGACCGACGGCGGGGTCGACGCCGAACCGAACTCGAGTAACTGA
- a CDS encoding zinc ribbon domain-containing protein yields the protein MSWFRALLAGGLSVILPGAGHAVLRDWIRALIFVGLYLSAIALFFPVEMIANADSVTEGAELATQETETMGQFVLSFIVLFAAIDATFRSLGFPPNSSSADVDGPTCPECGKELDDDLEFCHWCTTRLEPRGDDEDDEDESESESENDPERAEAEPKEA from the coding sequence ATGTCATGGTTTCGTGCACTCCTCGCCGGGGGTCTCTCGGTTATCTTACCTGGTGCAGGGCACGCAGTGCTGCGTGACTGGATTCGGGCGTTGATCTTTGTGGGTCTGTACCTCTCCGCAATCGCGCTCTTTTTCCCCGTCGAAATGATCGCCAATGCGGACTCGGTTACTGAGGGGGCTGAACTAGCCACGCAAGAAACGGAAACGATGGGACAGTTCGTCCTCTCGTTTATTGTCCTCTTCGCTGCAATTGATGCCACCTTCCGCTCGCTCGGATTCCCGCCGAACTCCTCGTCTGCGGACGTCGACGGTCCGACCTGTCCCGAATGCGGGAAAGAACTCGATGACGACCTCGAGTTCTGTCACTGGTGTACGACCCGTCTCGAGCCACGCGGTGACGACGAAGATGACGAAGATGAATCAGAGTCGGAGTCAGAAAACGACCCAGAGCGGGCCGAAGCCGAACCGAAAGAAGCCTAA
- a CDS encoding HAD family hydrolase, producing the protein MPAYDAICFDLDRTLCESTQDPTAVLETAFDRVGCDPFCTPADLQAAIPALPTSETAREFYVNLFAEVSRRAEADANASALATAYLETSDPSAVEFRPGAADALEHARACGDVALITNGGRKTQTQKLEALDITDAFDVCVFTEPSAGILPKPALAPFEYALGELETTPDAAIHIGDSVRADIAGANAMGLDSALVATDGGTDVGDEHGHRPTYELETLEALESIV; encoded by the coding sequence ATGCCTGCTTACGACGCGATCTGTTTCGATCTCGATCGCACGCTCTGTGAGTCGACACAGGACCCCACAGCCGTCCTCGAGACGGCGTTCGACCGAGTCGGCTGCGATCCCTTCTGTACGCCCGCCGATCTGCAAGCCGCAATCCCCGCCTTGCCGACATCCGAAACGGCTCGAGAGTTCTACGTAAACCTGTTTGCTGAAGTCTCTCGGCGAGCCGAGGCCGACGCCAATGCGTCAGCACTCGCGACCGCCTACCTCGAGACGAGCGATCCGAGCGCCGTCGAGTTCCGACCTGGTGCGGCGGACGCCCTTGAGCATGCTCGAGCCTGTGGAGACGTCGCGCTCATTACGAACGGTGGGCGCAAAACCCAGACTCAGAAACTCGAGGCACTTGATATTACAGACGCCTTTGATGTTTGCGTCTTCACCGAACCCAGCGCCGGAATTCTCCCGAAACCAGCGTTGGCTCCCTTCGAATACGCACTCGGTGAGCTCGAGACGACGCCGGATGCGGCGATCCACATCGGCGACTCGGTGCGCGCCGATATCGCTGGTGCGAATGCCATGGGACTTGATTCGGCGCTGGTCGCGACCGACGGCGGCACCGATGTCGGCGACGAACACGGCCACCGACCAACGTACGAACTCGAGACGCTCGAGGCACTCGAGTCGATCGTCTAA
- a CDS encoding NfeD family protein — protein MLEALMGNMPLLLLSVGLVLMALEALSPGAHLIVIGVALVGAGLIGVLFPPAANFLVLAALTLGIGLAAAYIYNEFDFYGGKGTAQTSDSGSLAGTTGYATETITNRSGEVKLNEGGFAPYYSARTTSGTIEEGEEIIVLDPGGGNVLTVESLGAIGEDEIDRALAEEAARSADQATSDTQSQRERETERSS, from the coding sequence ATGCTCGAGGCCCTCATGGGGAACATGCCGCTTTTGTTGCTGTCGGTCGGGCTCGTACTGATGGCGCTCGAGGCGCTGTCTCCCGGCGCACATCTGATCGTTATCGGCGTCGCACTAGTTGGGGCTGGGTTGATCGGTGTGTTATTTCCGCCCGCTGCCAATTTTCTCGTTTTGGCGGCGCTGACACTCGGAATTGGTCTCGCTGCCGCGTACATCTACAACGAGTTCGACTTCTACGGCGGGAAGGGCACCGCCCAAACGTCGGATTCGGGCTCACTCGCCGGTACGACGGGCTACGCGACCGAGACAATCACGAATCGCAGCGGCGAAGTCAAACTCAACGAGGGCGGCTTTGCACCGTACTACAGCGCCCGAACGACAAGCGGGACGATCGAAGAAGGCGAAGAGATCATCGTCCTCGATCCCGGCGGTGGCAACGTCCTCACCGTCGAATCGCTCGGCGCAATCGGTGAAGACGAAATCGACCGCGCACTCGCTGAAGAGGCGGCCCGTTCGGCCGATCAAGCAACCTCTGACACACAAAGTCAGCGTGAACGCGAAACCGAACGCTCGAGTTAA
- the trpA gene encoding tryptophan synthase subunit alpha yields the protein MSDERRAERDSRETRTGSDDQERPVSDIEAAIRENDPALITYITAGDPSLEDTKEYVEALDRGGSDLIELGLPFSEPIAEGPTIQAAINRALDAGTTPQGFFELVDDLETEAPLLVMTYYNMILQYGTSEAHSASDSRAVEPRGKPDVRPFVERAAEVGLSGLIIPDLPAEEADPLREACDDHGLDLVFIVAPTTEGERLETIMSQVSGFAYVQARLGTTGARANVSGATHDSLERLSEFDVPKAVGFGVSEGDHAAEIIEAGADGVIVGSALVDIIAEHSSDGDAADRLEAKAAELKRGARRGAGEAVDAEDVPEPEQP from the coding sequence ATGAGTGACGAGCGTCGAGCGGAGCGAGACTCTCGGGAAACGCGAACGGGGAGCGACGACCAGGAGCGACCCGTGAGCGACATCGAAGCTGCCATCCGCGAGAACGACCCGGCGCTGATCACCTACATCACCGCGGGCGATCCATCGCTCGAGGACACGAAAGAATACGTCGAAGCACTCGACCGGGGCGGCTCGGACCTGATCGAACTCGGCTTGCCCTTCTCGGAGCCAATTGCCGAAGGGCCGACGATTCAGGCCGCGATCAACCGCGCGCTGGATGCGGGGACGACCCCGCAGGGCTTCTTCGAGTTGGTTGACGACCTCGAGACCGAGGCACCGTTGCTGGTGATGACGTATTATAATATGATCCTGCAATATGGTACAAGCGAGGCGCATAGCGCCTCGGATAGCCGAGCGGTGGAACCGCGAGGCAAGCCTGACGTTCGGCCGTTCGTCGAACGCGCCGCAGAAGTGGGCCTTTCGGGACTGATCATCCCCGACCTTCCAGCCGAGGAAGCCGACCCGCTTCGCGAGGCCTGTGACGATCACGGCCTCGATCTCGTCTTCATCGTCGCGCCGACAACCGAAGGCGAGCGCTTAGAAACCATCATGTCGCAGGTTTCCGGATTCGCCTACGTGCAGGCCCGACTCGGCACGACCGGCGCTCGAGCGAACGTTTCCGGCGCGACGCACGACAGCCTTGAGCGCCTCTCCGAATTCGACGTGCCAAAGGCCGTCGGCTTCGGCGTTAGCGAGGGCGATCACGCAGCCGAGATCATCGAAGCCGGCGCGGACGGCGTGATCGTCGGCAGCGCGCTCGTCGACATTATTGCCGAGCACAGTTCGGACGGCGACGCAGCCGACCGCCTCGAGGCGAAAGCGGCCGAACTCAAACGCGGCGCGCGCCGCGGGGCCGGCGAGGCGGTCGACGCGGAAGACGTACCGGAACCAGAACAGCCATAA
- a CDS encoding SprT-like domain-containing protein has product MTETDGNRLTVDDEIVARARIHAREICGDGGEYDLDVDFDALEWDVSARAQRRAGLCRWNRRKEIATIILARRAYERYEWPEFAAVVRHELVHAWEYQQFGESGHGPRFREQAARLEAPRHCRSFSEPRYHLQCLASDCDWQAKRHRASKPVKSPDQYRCGSCGSSYAVTHVESGRSWTTASEYGGAKAALGDEW; this is encoded by the coding sequence GTGACCGAGACTGACGGCAATCGGCTCACTGTCGACGACGAGATCGTCGCTCGAGCCCGCATTCACGCTCGCGAGATCTGTGGCGACGGTGGCGAGTACGACCTTGACGTGGATTTTGACGCCCTCGAGTGGGATGTCTCTGCGCGTGCACAGCGGCGAGCGGGACTATGTCGCTGGAATCGCAGGAAAGAGATCGCGACAATCATCCTCGCTCGACGTGCCTACGAACGCTACGAGTGGCCGGAGTTTGCGGCCGTCGTGCGCCACGAACTCGTCCACGCCTGGGAGTACCAGCAGTTCGGCGAGTCAGGCCATGGACCGCGATTCCGTGAGCAGGCAGCGCGACTCGAGGCACCGCGTCACTGTCGGTCCTTTTCTGAGCCCCGATATCATCTTCAGTGTCTCGCTTCTGACTGCGACTGGCAGGCCAAGCGCCATCGGGCCTCAAAGCCAGTGAAATCACCGGATCAGTATCGCTGTGGCAGCTGTGGCAGTTCGTATGCCGTGACCCACGTCGAGAGTGGGCGCTCGTGGACCACCGCAAGCGAGTACGGCGGGGCGAAAGCAGCACTCGGCGACGAGTGGTAA